CCAAATGGATGCCAGATTCAGAGAATGTAATGGGCTGGGATATTAAAAACAATGGCCTACATGTTGTTTTTCAAAAAAGTATCCCCGCTATAATCACTAATTGGCTTGGCCCATTCATTGAGCAATTTTTAATGGAGCAGGAATTATATACTGAACAGCTTCATCACTTCATTGCACATCCTGGCGGTAAAAAGGTTTTAAAGGCTTATGAAGATACGCTTTATTTAGCACCCCAAAAAAACGACATTTCTCGGGAAATATTAAAAAATCATGGAAATATGTCATCTCCTACGGTGCTATATGTATTAGAGCAATTTATGTTAAATAAAGGACAAGTGGAGGATACTGGTTTGCTCGTCGCTCTCGGCCCTGGCTTCTGTGCTGAAGCTGTATTACTTAAATGGAGGGAGTAGCATGATCTTCTATATTATACTGATTATCGTGATTCTACAAAGATTGACAGAGATTTTTATTGCCAAGCGCAATGAAAAATGGATGCTGTCTCAAGGTGCATACGAAGTCGGTGCATCTCATTATCCCTATATGGTTACAATGCACATCAGTTTTTTCTTATTTTTAATAGTAGAAGTCGTTACTAATAATAGTGATATATCGCCCTTATTCCCATTATTTTTCTTATTATTTATTGCTGTGCAGGCATTACGTATTTGGTGTATTCGTTCACTAGGTACTTTTTGGAACACAAAAATTCTAATTCTCCCTGATGCTCAAGTTGTACGCAAAGGGCCCTATACATTTATGCGTCATCCAAATTACGCAATCGTTTGCTTAGAGATTCTGCTACTACCTATTATGTTTCAGGCCTATTTTACAGCATTTTGTTTTACACTTTTAAATGTAACTATGCTATCAGTACGCATTCCCATTGAAGAAAAAGCATTAAGGGATGCAACAAATTATAATCACGTTTTTGATAAGAAGATTTCGGAGCCCTAACCGAAATCTTCTTTTTTGTTTATTGCCATTCCCAATTAAAGGGATCCTGTAGATTTTTCCATGGTTTATTATACTCGTCCACTGTTAATAAACAAGCATCTAACTCTGCAATAATCGCCTCTTGATCTAAATCGATCCCAATAATCACAAGCTGTGTCATGCGATCTCCAAACTCATCATCCCAATCCTTCAGAACCTCAGGACTTTGAGAGAATACATCCTGTTGCTGCAACTTTGGTAAAGCAGCTACCCAGTAGGAAACTGGCTCTATCTTTGCTGATGACCCCGCCTGTGACAGCAATAATGCTACATCCTGATGTCTAGCACTCCAAATAATTCCCTTTGCTCGTACAATCGATTCTGGCATACGATCACACCACTCGACAAAACGCATTGGATGAAAAGGTCTTCTACGATTATAGGTGAAAGAAGAAATGCCATATTCTTCTGTCTCAGGTGTATGATTTTCATGACCAAGCTCCAATTCCTTAAGCCACCCAGCAGATGCTGATACCCTCTCAAAATCAAAGCGTCCTGTATTGAGAATTTCTACTGGCTCTATCACACCATTCACTGTTCGAAGTAGCTTAGCTTCAGGCTGTAAAGCACGTAAAATGCACTCTAATCTTTCAAGCTCAATCTCTGATACCAAATCACATTTATTTAGAATAAGAACATCACAAAACTCAATTTGATCAATGAGCAAGTCCGCAACATCTCGTTCATCTAATTCACCCACTGCCTCCTTTCGCTCCAAAAGGCTTTCTCCTGACTGAAAATCATGCCAGAATCGATTCGCATCCACAACAGTCACCATCGTGTCAAGCTGACAAAACTTCGTTAAATCGATACCTAGCTCCTCGTCCAAATAGCTGAAAGTTTGAGCGACTGGTATGGGTTCACTGATTCCTGTAGATTCAATTAAAATATAATCAATATTGCCGAGCTTTGCGAGACGCTCAACCTCCTGCAATAAATCTTCACGCAATGTACAGCATATACATCCATTAGATAGCTCTACAAATTTTTCCTCTGTACGTGAAATACCGCTTCCATTTGCGATTAATTCTGCATCAATATTGATTTCACTCATATCATTCACGATAACAGCTACTCGCATATTTTTTTCATTTTGCAATACATGATTCATCATTGTCGTTTTTCCAGAACCTAAATATCCACTTAAAACAGTGACAGGGATTTTTTTTGTCATTTATACAACTCCTTAAATCGTAATCATTACTATTTATAATTTGTAATTAAACCATAGCGAAACAAAAATTGCAATGCTAAAAAATTCATTATTGACATATCTTCTAAAAAATAATAATGTATAAAGCGTAATTATTACGATTTGAAAAAGGAGGTTAATTTTGTGCGTATACAAATAACATTAGCTTGTACCGAAACAGGTGATAAAAATTATATCACTACAAAAAATAAACGAAATAATCCTGAAAGGTTGGAGCTTAGAAAATATTCACCTCGATTAAAGAGAGTGACATTACATCGAGAAACAAAATAATATTCCCTAATAAATATAAAAGACTGTTTCAAAAGTGATTATTTCCTTACTTTTGAAACAGTCAAACAAGCCTATTAATGAATTAAATCCCCTCTCGTAATTTCATTTGCTTTTATTTCTATAGCAAGCTCATTTAATTTCTGCTCTAGGTCATCAAGAATGCGTAATTTATGCTCCACCTGTTCTTCAAAATCAATAGATTGAGCCAATATCTTATTTACTTGAGTATCTAAATTTATAAGAGCATCATTCTTCACCCTCGTTCTTTCTTCTAGCAGATTAGTAGTCGAATTATGTTTATTTATATCCTCTAGCTTTTTCGATAATTTTTCCTCAATCTCTTTCATCAAATACTGATTAAGATTTTCAGCATTAGCTTGCTCTAAACGTGAATTTTCAACTGCTTCTATGATGTTTTCTATTTGTAGACTGATGCCTATTGCAAATTCACTCAGCTTACTTTCTAGCCCATTCACCGAATTAACTGACAGTAATTCATCTTGTGTGACTTTTAACGTTTCCTTTAGTAACTTATTTTCTGCACGTAGCTTCTTTTTTTCCTTTAATAATGCTTCAATCGAGGATATTTGTTTTTTCTTATGGTTTTCTACTGTTTGAACATGATCGTAGTAGTTCTGTGTTGCTTTTTCAAAGTCTCTCTTCAGCTTTAATAGCTCCATCGAAAGCTCCTTTTTCTGATTTGTTAATTGGATATTTTCTCGTTCAAATCTTAGTACTAATGAATAATAATCACTATCTCTTAGTCTTTTAACCTCATTTTTATATTTCGCTAATTCAGCCCTTAAAAAAATAATCATTTGCTGGAGCTGGATGGGATCATTGTTTTTCACAATATCATTTTCCATATTAAGCTCTCCTTTCACGAAAATTTCCCAAGCATACTCATAACCTCCTCAAATTGCTTCTTACTTTCTTCTATAACCTCATCAAGCTGTTTGACCAATTGTTTGTCAAATTCATCATTTTTAAATTCTTGTTTTTTTGGTTTTTCTTCAGATATTAAATAGGCAATAAGTAGATTTAACGTTCCTTTTTCAAGAAAAGCAAAGCTATTATTTTTGTCACTATTATAGTTAGAAAGATTTGCAAGTTGCTCCTTTATAAATTGTTGTGTGATATGCTCTATTTTTTCAAATTCACTCATTATTCTCCTCCTGTGTTTGGCTTATTCCATTAAGATTAATAGGATTCAAAACAACCACACCATCTTGTAACTGATCACAATAGGTAAAACCCATAATACTTCCTGAATAAGATAAATTGTGTGACCATTTAATTTGAAAATTAGTAAAAGATAATGTTTCATTTGGTTCTAATGTTGTTTTCCCTATAGGTCTAAGCCAAAATTCTTCTTTGCTCGCTTCATCATTGATTCGCTCCCAGCTGCTATTTCCTTTCAAATTGGGAGCAAAATGTTCATAAACATACCTACCAGAAAAGGCGAATGGCGAGTCTTCGGGTAGCTTTATACACAAATAAGGATTGGTAATAGGCTGATTCCCTATATTACGAATATGATAGGAGCCCAAACATAAACTTTCCTGTTCAGTATCA
This genomic stretch from Lysinibacillus pakistanensis harbors:
- a CDS encoding GTP-binding protein; the protein is MTKKIPVTVLSGYLGSGKTTMMNHVLQNEKNMRVAVIVNDMSEINIDAELIANGSGISRTEEKFVELSNGCICCTLREDLLQEVERLAKLGNIDYILIESTGISEPIPVAQTFSYLDEELGIDLTKFCQLDTMVTVVDANRFWHDFQSGESLLERKEAVGELDERDVADLLIDQIEFCDVLILNKCDLVSEIELERLECILRALQPEAKLLRTVNGVIEPVEILNTGRFDFERVSASAGWLKELELGHENHTPETEEYGISSFTYNRRRPFHPMRFVEWCDRMPESIVRAKGIIWSARHQDVALLLSQAGSSAKIEPVSYWVAALPKLQQQDVFSQSPEVLKDWDDEFGDRMTQLVIIGIDLDQEAIIAELDACLLTVDEYNKPWKNLQDPFNWEWQ
- a CDS encoding isoprenylcysteine carboxyl methyltransferase family protein, whose product is MIFYIILIIVILQRLTEIFIAKRNEKWMLSQGAYEVGASHYPYMVTMHISFFLFLIVEVVTNNSDISPLFPLFFLLFIAVQALRIWCIRSLGTFWNTKILILPDAQVVRKGPYTFMRHPNYAIVCLEILLLPIMFQAYFTAFCFTLLNVTMLSVRIPIEEKALRDATNYNHVFDKKISEP
- the rpmG gene encoding 50S ribosomal protein L33 → MRIQITLACTETGDKNYITTKNKRNNPERLELRKYSPRLKRVTLHRETK